Proteins from a single region of Bradyrhizobium diazoefficiens:
- the malQ gene encoding 4-alpha-glucanotransferase, with product MDLLAQARIKGVQSEFVDALGKLRVTAPEALKSILDALPEKRVYRFVSGPVVVRALGNPRTELAAIGMAPLQWKIALNGHVIGQGETREPVIAWPAGLPLGYHRLTLTDASGVSEDVPMIVAPERAFGGDFDRGWLLAVQLYSVRSDRNWGIGDFTDLAGLIRLARQLGADGVGLNPLHALFDDQPGDCSPYSPNSRLFLNPLYIDVEAIPEYSADLVPDAAATAARLREGDRVPYADMAALKWLGLRAAFDSFVNSASGVRRNQFDAFRAERGPLLSRFACFEVLRHRFAAPWWNWPVEWQQPEDAKCAGLRNGSDKHEVEFVEFVQWTADAQLGAAKQLSAELGMRVGLYLDVAVGVQSNGFDAWNEQTAISRHLAVGAPPDVLNTVGQDWGLAGFNAGGLEAQSFVPFADMLAASMRHAGAIRLDHVLGLKRLYLVPRGFKPDNGAYVQMPLEALLAAVVCESVSHECIVIGEDLGTVPEGFRETMQDFGIWSYLVMMFERDDAGHFRNVDHYRPNALVTLNTHDLCTYAGWRSFSDLRMKRSLGLDPGEDEQARWDALGGLDEILRQNGISANDLYSVLTFLSRTPSRLLAVSMEDLLGVIDQPNIPGTIDEHPNWRQRLPVALDKIAAKVDLAALKAATRERSLTGGS from the coding sequence ATGGATCTTTTAGCTCAAGCCCGAATCAAGGGCGTTCAATCCGAATTCGTCGATGCCCTCGGAAAGCTGCGGGTCACCGCGCCCGAGGCGCTCAAATCCATCCTCGACGCCCTGCCGGAGAAGCGGGTTTATCGCTTCGTCAGCGGGCCGGTCGTGGTTCGCGCGCTCGGCAATCCGCGTACGGAGCTCGCGGCCATCGGCATGGCGCCGCTGCAATGGAAAATCGCCCTCAATGGCCATGTGATCGGGCAAGGCGAAACGCGCGAGCCCGTGATCGCTTGGCCCGCCGGCCTGCCGCTTGGTTATCACAGGCTGACGCTGACCGATGCCAGCGGCGTGTCGGAAGACGTGCCGATGATCGTGGCACCCGAGCGGGCCTTTGGCGGCGATTTCGACCGCGGCTGGCTGCTTGCCGTGCAGCTCTATAGCGTCCGCTCGGATCGCAATTGGGGCATCGGCGATTTCACCGACCTGGCCGGCCTGATCAGGCTCGCCAGGCAGCTGGGCGCCGACGGCGTCGGGCTCAATCCGCTGCATGCCCTATTCGACGACCAGCCGGGCGATTGCAGCCCGTATTCGCCGAACAGCCGGCTGTTTCTCAATCCGCTGTACATCGACGTCGAGGCCATCCCGGAGTATTCGGCAGACCTCGTCCCGGACGCGGCCGCGACCGCCGCGCGGCTGCGCGAAGGCGATCGTGTCCCTTATGCCGATATGGCGGCGCTGAAATGGCTGGGCCTGCGCGCCGCCTTTGACAGCTTCGTGAACAGCGCGAGCGGCGTCCGCCGCAACCAGTTTGATGCTTTTCGCGCCGAAAGAGGACCGCTGCTGTCCCGCTTTGCCTGCTTCGAGGTGTTGCGGCATCGGTTCGCCGCACCGTGGTGGAACTGGCCGGTGGAATGGCAGCAACCGGAGGACGCCAAATGCGCCGGCTTGCGCAACGGCTCCGACAAGCATGAGGTCGAGTTTGTCGAGTTCGTGCAATGGACCGCTGATGCGCAATTGGGCGCGGCCAAGCAGCTCTCCGCCGAGCTCGGCATGCGCGTCGGGCTCTATCTCGATGTCGCCGTCGGCGTGCAGTCCAACGGCTTCGATGCCTGGAACGAGCAGACGGCGATCTCCCGTCACCTCGCGGTCGGCGCGCCGCCCGACGTGCTCAACACCGTCGGCCAGGACTGGGGCCTCGCCGGTTTCAATGCAGGTGGCCTGGAGGCGCAATCCTTCGTGCCGTTCGCGGACATGCTGGCCGCCTCGATGCGGCATGCCGGCGCGATCCGGCTCGATCACGTGCTCGGCTTGAAGCGGCTTTATCTGGTGCCGCGCGGCTTCAAGCCCGACAACGGCGCCTATGTGCAGATGCCGCTCGAGGCGCTGCTGGCGGCGGTGGTTTGCGAGAGCGTCAGCCACGAATGCATCGTGATCGGCGAAGACCTCGGCACCGTGCCGGAGGGTTTTCGCGAGACCATGCAGGATTTCGGCATCTGGTCCTACCTCGTCATGATGTTCGAGCGCGACGACGCCGGCCATTTCCGCAATGTCGACCATTACCGCCCGAACGCGCTGGTCACGCTGAACACGCATGATCTCTGCACCTATGCAGGTTGGCGCTCGTTCAGCGATCTCAGGATGAAGCGCTCGCTCGGACTCGATCCCGGCGAGGACGAGCAGGCGCGCTGGGATGCGCTCGGTGGGCTCGACGAGATCCTGCGCCAGAACGGCATCAGCGCCAACGATCTCTATTCGGTGCTCACCTTCCTGTCGCGTACGCCGTCGCGGCTGCTTGCGGTGTCGATGGAGGACCTGCTCGGCGTGATCGACCAGCCCAACATTCCCGGTACGATCGACGAGCATCCGAACTGGCGGCAGCGCCTGCCGGTTGCGCTCGACAAGATTGCTGCCAAGGTCGATCTCGCGGCCTTGAAGGCCGCAACACGGGAACGTTCGCTGACCGGCGGGAGTTGA
- a CDS encoding maltotransferase domain-containing protein yields the protein MNKTIQTVESAAAGSAFLIEDVYPLMDGGRFAVKRIAGDRVEVWADIYRDGDATISAALVWRGEQDREWRRETMTHHGDDRWCGAFVPTEPGQYVYAVEAWTDEFATWRRGLERKQLSGCDVTLDAIEGASLLTKAHGARQDTAAVIARQCEDYLGSGDVAPLLAAELGEAMAESQARPDLTRSPLFPLIVDRDRARFGAWYQMMPRSQSQVAGQHGTLRDCIARVPDIAAMGFDVLYFTPIHPIGHTRRKGRNNAPVATEGEPGSPYAIGAAEGGHDALHPELGTIEDFRALVATCLEYGLELALDFAVQCSPDHPWLTQHPEWFKWRPDRSIRTADGPYSDIVIPDFASVDRIGLWNAFRDAMLFWIDHGVTIFAIDNHDTAPLPFWEWLIRDIRMRHPEVILFSKTFARPKLMKGLAKLGFAQSFSYFPWRTAKWELEQYLGELTRYPERDFYRANLFVNTPDLLPYHLQSGEAWMFKSRVALAAMLSGNYGLYSGFELLEHEAIPGHEEYLDSEKYQIRHRDWDKPGNINSYISALNRIRNENPALQQTTNLRFLGIEDSETIAFVKEAAEPANMVVAAIALSRHVREFWLPLSDLTIDVGGERRHVTALENLLTGEQSRIEWGGIRLRIDPDRDPALMFRCLA from the coding sequence GTGAACAAGACAATTCAAACTGTCGAGAGTGCCGCCGCCGGCAGCGCTTTCCTGATCGAAGACGTCTATCCCTTGATGGATGGCGGCCGCTTCGCCGTGAAGCGGATCGCGGGCGATCGGGTCGAGGTATGGGCCGACATCTACCGCGACGGCGATGCGACCATCAGCGCCGCGCTGGTATGGCGTGGCGAGCAGGATCGGGAATGGCGGCGGGAGACCATGACGCATCATGGCGATGACCGCTGGTGCGGCGCGTTCGTGCCGACTGAGCCCGGCCAATATGTCTATGCCGTCGAAGCCTGGACTGACGAATTCGCCACCTGGCGCCGCGGGCTCGAACGCAAGCAGCTGTCCGGCTGCGACGTCACGCTCGACGCGATCGAGGGTGCTAGCCTGCTGACCAAGGCGCATGGCGCGCGACAGGACACTGCGGCCGTGATCGCGAGGCAATGCGAGGATTATCTCGGCAGCGGCGATGTCGCGCCGCTGCTTGCGGCCGAACTGGGCGAGGCCATGGCCGAGAGCCAGGCGCGGCCTGACCTGACCCGCTCGCCGCTATTCCCGCTGATCGTCGACCGCGACAGAGCGCGCTTCGGGGCCTGGTATCAGATGATGCCGCGCAGCCAGAGCCAGGTCGCCGGCCAGCACGGCACGCTCCGCGACTGCATCGCGCGCGTGCCTGACATCGCCGCGATGGGCTTTGACGTGCTGTACTTCACGCCGATCCACCCGATCGGCCACACCCGCCGCAAGGGCCGCAACAACGCACCTGTCGCAACCGAGGGCGAGCCCGGGTCACCCTATGCGATCGGCGCGGCCGAGGGCGGGCACGATGCGCTGCATCCCGAGCTCGGCACCATCGAGGACTTTCGCGCGCTGGTCGCGACCTGTCTTGAGTACGGGCTCGAGCTCGCCCTCGATTTCGCCGTGCAATGCTCGCCGGATCATCCCTGGCTGACGCAGCACCCCGAATGGTTCAAATGGCGGCCGGACCGCTCGATACGGACGGCGGACGGCCCCTATTCCGATATCGTCATCCCCGACTTCGCCTCTGTCGACCGGATCGGTCTGTGGAACGCGTTCCGCGATGCCATGCTGTTCTGGATCGACCATGGCGTCACCATCTTCGCGATCGACAATCACGACACCGCGCCGCTTCCGTTCTGGGAGTGGCTGATCCGCGACATCCGCATGCGACATCCGGAGGTGATCCTGTTCTCCAAAACGTTTGCACGACCGAAGCTGATGAAGGGCCTCGCCAAGCTTGGCTTCGCGCAGTCCTTCAGTTATTTCCCCTGGCGTACGGCGAAGTGGGAGCTGGAGCAATATTTGGGCGAGCTGACGCGTTATCCCGAGCGCGACTTCTATCGGGCGAACCTGTTCGTCAACACGCCTGACCTTCTGCCCTATCATCTCCAGAGCGGCGAGGCCTGGATGTTCAAATCGCGCGTCGCGCTGGCGGCCATGCTGTCGGGCAATTACGGGCTCTACAGCGGCTTCGAGCTGCTCGAGCACGAAGCGATCCCCGGCCACGAAGAATATCTCGATTCCGAGAAATACCAGATCAGGCACCGCGACTGGGACAAGCCCGGCAACATCAATTCCTACATCAGCGCGCTCAATCGTATCCGCAACGAAAACCCGGCGCTCCAGCAGACCACCAATCTGCGCTTCCTCGGCATCGAGGACAGTGAAACGATCGCCTTCGTGAAGGAGGCGGCTGAACCGGCCAACATGGTCGTCGCGGCCATCGCCCTGTCGCGGCATGTGCGCGAATTCTGGTTGCCTCTCAGCGATCTCACTATCGACGTGGGCGGCGAACGCCGCCACGTCACCGCACTGGAAAATCTCCTCACCGGCGAACAGTCCCGCATCGAATGGGGCGGGATCAGGTTGCGTATCGATCCCGACCGCGATCCGGCGCTCATGTTCCGCTGCCTGGCGTAA
- the treS gene encoding maltose alpha-D-glucosyltransferase — protein MNVLSSVDTKKAEAAEIVDELWYKDAIIYQLHVKAFADSNNDGIGDFAGLTEKLPYLQDLGVTALWLLPFYPSPGRDDGYDIGDYGSINPDFGTMKDFKRFIQEAQKRGLRVVTELVVNHTSDQHNWFKRARRSPPGSSARNWYVWSDTDQKYQGTRIIFTDTEKSNWTWDPEAGAFYWHRFFSHQPDLNFDNPRVVSAIIQVMKRWLDAGVDGFRLDAIPYLCEREGTSNENLPETHAIIKRLRKELDAYSKGKLLLAEANQWPEDVQEYFGQGDECHMAYHFPLMPRIYMAIAQEDRFPITDILRQTPDIPASCQWALFLRNHDELTLEMVTDVERDYLWTTYANDPRARINVGIRRRLAPLMDNDRRKIELMNSLLLSFPGTPIIYYGDEIGMGDNIYLGDRNGVRTPMQWSPDRNGGFSRADPARLYAPLIMDPVYGYESVNVEAQSRSLSSLLSATKRLISVRKSTLAFGRGTMTFIRPANRAVLAYVRQYRDEVILCVANLSRAAQATELDLSPWNDRIPQEMLGRTRFPAIGELPYMITLGPYGFYWFQLQERDKSEPMTPRAVPEFETLVVPVNSNWVSLARERGVFERDVLPGFLARTRWYPEHDPKHIKTALTSAVPFCDIGDNRPWIAFFEATQYGVTTRYVVPMQIEWVRFDRERFNPKALAAVRQGAREGTLLDVATDQIFIGLFLRNLSQNLVVEENNLRLEFKPTSLFSEYTVKEPARIRAVEQSNSTALVDNQYVAKIYRRLESGINPEIEIGHYLAEIAHFAHAPALLGSVELVEGDRRSALGVLHAYVENQGDGWAVTAGYLDRYIDEQRVLPPGERLRETQEQAPYLHFMAQTGRRLAELHMSLAAAKPTDLAPEPIAPANVKQWTSDLKARAERVLDRLSDNRDGLREGDRPLVDQLAAMRATLPDHVSALLPSDIGGLNIRHHGDFRLGQTLIVKDDIFIIDFDGDPHLPLADRRRRLPAAHDVAGLIRSIDLSVNAALSRALSTGTDEQGRLTTALGEWREHATATFLSAYREAMNDRRLWPEDRHSAEGLLRFFLLDQAFNEVEYELSHRPEGLHAPLTGLLRILSSAGSEAHA, from the coding sequence ATGAATGTTTTGTCTTCCGTCGACACCAAGAAGGCCGAGGCTGCCGAGATCGTGGATGAGCTCTGGTACAAGGACGCCATCATCTACCAGCTCCACGTCAAGGCCTTTGCCGATAGCAACAATGACGGCATCGGCGATTTCGCCGGGCTGACCGAGAAGCTGCCTTATCTGCAGGATCTCGGCGTCACCGCGCTGTGGCTGCTGCCGTTCTACCCCTCGCCCGGCCGCGACGACGGCTACGACATCGGCGACTACGGTTCGATCAACCCCGATTTCGGGACGATGAAGGATTTCAAGCGCTTCATCCAGGAGGCGCAGAAGCGTGGCCTGCGCGTCGTCACCGAGCTCGTCGTCAACCACACCTCGGACCAGCACAATTGGTTCAAGCGCGCACGCCGCAGCCCGCCAGGTTCGAGCGCCCGCAACTGGTATGTCTGGAGCGACACCGACCAGAAATACCAGGGCACGCGCATCATCTTCACGGATACCGAGAAGTCGAACTGGACCTGGGATCCTGAGGCCGGCGCGTTCTACTGGCATCGCTTCTTCTCGCACCAGCCCGACCTCAATTTCGACAACCCACGTGTCGTCAGCGCCATCATCCAGGTGATGAAGCGCTGGCTCGATGCCGGTGTCGACGGCTTCCGGCTGGACGCCATTCCCTATCTCTGCGAACGCGAGGGCACCTCGAACGAGAACCTCCCCGAGACGCATGCGATCATCAAGCGCCTGCGCAAGGAGCTCGACGCCTATTCCAAGGGAAAGCTGCTGCTGGCCGAGGCCAATCAATGGCCGGAGGACGTGCAGGAATATTTCGGCCAGGGCGACGAGTGCCACATGGCCTACCACTTCCCGCTGATGCCGCGCATCTACATGGCGATCGCGCAGGAGGATCGTTTTCCGATCACCGACATCCTGCGCCAGACGCCGGACATTCCTGCGAGCTGTCAATGGGCGCTGTTCCTGCGCAACCATGACGAGCTGACGCTGGAGATGGTCACCGACGTCGAGCGCGACTATCTCTGGACCACCTACGCGAACGACCCCCGCGCCCGCATCAATGTCGGCATCCGGCGGCGGCTTGCGCCGCTGATGGACAACGACCGCCGAAAGATCGAGCTGATGAACTCGCTGCTGCTGTCCTTCCCCGGCACGCCGATCATCTACTACGGCGACGAGATCGGGATGGGCGACAACATCTATCTCGGCGACCGCAACGGCGTACGTACGCCGATGCAGTGGAGCCCCGATCGCAATGGCGGCTTCTCCCGCGCCGATCCCGCCCGCCTCTATGCGCCGCTGATCATGGATCCCGTCTACGGCTATGAATCGGTGAACGTGGAAGCACAGTCGCGCAGCCTGTCGTCCCTGCTCAGCGCCACAAAGCGGCTGATCTCGGTGCGCAAGTCGACGCTGGCCTTCGGCCGCGGCACCATGACCTTCATCCGCCCGGCCAACCGCGCCGTGCTGGCTTATGTCCGGCAATATCGCGACGAGGTCATCCTGTGCGTCGCCAATCTGTCGCGCGCGGCACAGGCGACCGAGCTCGATCTGTCGCCGTGGAACGACCGCATCCCGCAGGAGATGCTCGGCCGCACCCGCTTCCCCGCGATCGGCGAGCTGCCCTACATGATCACGCTGGGGCCCTACGGCTTCTACTGGTTCCAGCTCCAGGAGCGCGACAAGTCCGAGCCGATGACACCGCGCGCGGTGCCCGAATTCGAGACGCTGGTGGTGCCGGTGAACTCGAACTGGGTGTCGCTCGCGCGCGAGCGCGGCGTGTTCGAACGCGACGTGCTGCCGGGATTTTTGGCACGAACGCGATGGTATCCCGAGCACGATCCCAAGCACATCAAGACCGCGCTGACTTCGGCGGTGCCGTTCTGCGACATCGGCGACAACCGGCCCTGGATCGCGTTCTTCGAAGCGACCCAGTATGGCGTCACCACGCGCTACGTGGTGCCGATGCAAATCGAATGGGTGCGCTTCGACCGCGAGCGCTTCAACCCGAAGGCGCTCGCCGCCGTGCGCCAGGGCGCGCGCGAAGGCACGCTGCTCGACGTCGCGACCGACCAGATCTTCATCGGCCTTTTCCTGCGCAACCTGTCGCAGAACCTGGTGGTGGAGGAAAACAATCTGCGGCTCGAGTTCAAGCCGACCAGCCTATTCTCCGAATACACCGTCAAGGAACCCGCGCGCATCCGTGCGGTCGAGCAGTCGAACAGCACCGCGCTGGTTGACAATCAATATGTCGCCAAGATCTATCGCCGGCTCGAAAGCGGCATCAATCCCGAGATCGAGATCGGCCATTATCTCGCCGAGATCGCCCACTTTGCCCATGCTCCGGCGCTGCTCGGCAGCGTCGAGCTGGTCGAGGGCGACAGGCGCAGCGCGCTCGGCGTTCTACACGCCTATGTCGAGAACCAGGGCGATGGCTGGGCCGTCACCGCGGGCTATCTCGACCGCTATATCGACGAGCAGCGGGTGCTGCCGCCGGGCGAGAGGCTCCGGGAAACCCAGGAGCAGGCGCCCTATCTGCACTTCATGGCACAGACCGGCCGGCGACTCGCCGAGTTGCACATGTCGCTCGCCGCCGCAAAACCCACCGATCTTGCCCCTGAACCGATCGCTCCTGCGAACGTCAAGCAATGGACGTCCGACCTCAAGGCACGGGCGGAGCGGGTCCTAGATCGGCTGTCCGACAACCGGGATGGTCTGCGCGAAGGCGACCGGCCTCTGGTCGACCAACTGGCCGCGATGCGCGCGACCTTGCCGGACCACGTCAGCGCGCTCTTGCCATCCGACATCGGCGGGTTGAACATCCGTCATCATGGCGACTTCCGCCTCGGGCAAACTCTGATCGTGAAGGACGACATCTTCATCATCGACTTCGACGGCGATCCGCATCTTCCGCTGGCTGACAGGCGGCGCAGGCTGCCTGCCGCGCACGACGTCGCGGGTCTGATCCGCTCGATTGATCTTTCGGTTAACGCGGCGCTTAGTCGCGCGCTTTCAACCGGCACTGACGAGCAGGGCCGGCTCACCACTGCGCTCGGCGAATGGCGCGAACACGCCACCGCAACCTTCCTGTCGGCCTATCGCGAGGCCATGAACGACCGGCGGCTGTGGCCGGAGGATCGGCATTCCGCGGAAGGCCTGTTAAGGTTTTTCCTGCTTGATCAAGCGTTCAACGAAGTAGAGTACGAGCTGTCCCACCGGCCTGAGGGGCTCCATGCGCCGCTGACCGGACTGCTTCGCATTCTGTCCAGTGCCGGGAGCGAAGCCCATGCCTAA